In the Qipengyuania pelagi genome, one interval contains:
- the rnr gene encoding ribonuclease R has protein sequence MTKQNKNRQAPKKAVGMPSKDQILEFIQTSETPAGKREIAKAFGLKGQEKIALKKRLKDMAEEGLIDGKRTAYHRMGGVPKVTVLKVVDIDDGEVFAEPENWNPDSDEKPPRLLVKESKKMAALKRGDRILARNEETERGWRATPIKKLPARSEGLMGVVEIDGGGKPWLAPVDKRVRNSSPISDLGGAEEGELVLAERTGKSPRAGVKVVEVIGDPLAPKSFSLIAIAKHGIPHIFPEEAMAEAERAVDLPLSEDKREDLREVPIVAIDPADARDHDDAIWAEPDGKGGFRAIVAIADVSYYVRPGGALDREARKRGNSVYFPDRVVPMLPEVLSADVCSLVEEQDRAAMACHMTISSEGKITDWRFTRAIVRLAANIAYEDAQKAIDDGSADKVLQNLWGAWKLLYKARQARDPLDLDLPERQVRLNDEGVIEEIAVRERLDAHRVVEDFMIAANVAAAKALEAKKAPVVYRVHEQPSREKLSAFKDYLESQGRSFALGQVITPGLFNRMLKDVSDPAEKALIMEAVLRSQTQAFYGPANAGHFGLALGSYAHFTSPIRRYADLLVHRSLVDAYKLEQPKTKLDLPDATGLSDRDKSALSNVTDAISQTERRAMEAERDTIDRYVAAWLSGRVGETFDTRITGVQGFGFFATIDKLGGDGLVPVSTLGREYFRYDEAAQKLIGESSGTEYAVGDRLKLKLAEANALTGALKFEVPDSDGQSIEKRGDRPPPKKGHRKGLSKGPSKGPGKGSGAPRQKHAQGERGRPKNIRHQGRGKKK, from the coding sequence ATGACAAAACAGAACAAGAACCGGCAAGCCCCCAAGAAGGCGGTGGGTATGCCGAGCAAAGACCAGATTCTCGAATTCATCCAGACCTCCGAAACTCCCGCCGGAAAGCGCGAGATCGCCAAGGCGTTCGGTCTCAAGGGGCAGGAAAAGATCGCGCTCAAGAAGCGTTTGAAGGACATGGCCGAAGAGGGCCTGATCGACGGCAAGCGGACCGCCTATCATCGCATGGGCGGTGTTCCGAAGGTGACCGTTCTCAAGGTGGTGGACATCGACGACGGAGAGGTCTTTGCCGAGCCTGAGAACTGGAATCCGGACAGCGACGAGAAGCCGCCTCGGCTGCTCGTCAAAGAATCGAAGAAGATGGCGGCGCTGAAACGCGGCGACCGCATTCTCGCCCGTAACGAGGAGACCGAGCGCGGCTGGCGCGCCACCCCGATCAAGAAGCTCCCCGCTCGCAGCGAGGGCCTGATGGGCGTCGTCGAGATCGATGGGGGCGGCAAGCCCTGGCTGGCGCCGGTGGACAAGCGCGTCCGCAATTCCTCGCCCATTTCCGATCTGGGCGGCGCGGAGGAGGGCGAGCTCGTCCTCGCCGAACGCACCGGCAAATCGCCGCGCGCGGGCGTGAAGGTGGTCGAGGTGATCGGCGATCCACTGGCGCCCAAGAGCTTCAGCCTGATCGCCATTGCCAAGCATGGCATCCCGCATATCTTCCCCGAGGAAGCGATGGCCGAGGCGGAGCGCGCCGTCGACCTGCCCCTGTCGGAAGACAAGCGCGAGGATCTGCGCGAGGTGCCCATCGTCGCGATCGACCCCGCCGATGCGCGCGACCATGACGATGCGATCTGGGCGGAACCGGACGGAAAGGGCGGCTTCAGGGCCATCGTCGCGATCGCCGACGTGTCCTATTACGTCCGCCCCGGCGGCGCGCTCGACCGCGAGGCGAGGAAGCGCGGCAATTCGGTCTATTTCCCCGACCGCGTTGTCCCCATGCTCCCCGAAGTCCTGAGCGCCGATGTCTGCTCGCTCGTCGAGGAGCAGGACCGCGCGGCGATGGCCTGCCACATGACTATTTCCTCCGAGGGGAAGATCACCGATTGGCGCTTCACCCGCGCGATCGTGCGACTGGCGGCGAATATCGCCTATGAAGACGCGCAGAAGGCGATCGACGACGGATCGGCGGACAAGGTGCTGCAAAACCTCTGGGGCGCCTGGAAACTGCTCTACAAGGCGCGGCAGGCCCGCGATCCGCTCGACCTCGACCTGCCCGAACGCCAGGTGCGCCTGAACGATGAAGGGGTGATCGAAGAGATCGCCGTGCGCGAACGGCTCGACGCGCATCGCGTGGTCGAGGATTTCATGATCGCGGCCAACGTCGCCGCCGCCAAGGCGCTGGAAGCGAAGAAGGCCCCGGTGGTCTACCGCGTCCACGAACAGCCGAGCCGCGAGAAGCTCAGCGCCTTCAAGGATTATCTCGAAAGCCAGGGCCGCAGCTTCGCATTGGGTCAGGTGATTACGCCGGGCCTATTCAACCGGATGCTCAAGGACGTGTCCGATCCGGCGGAAAAGGCGCTGATCATGGAAGCGGTGCTGCGCAGCCAGACGCAGGCGTTTTACGGACCAGCCAATGCCGGGCATTTCGGCCTGGCGCTGGGCAGCTACGCCCATTTCACCTCGCCCATAAGACGCTATGCGGACCTGCTGGTCCATCGTTCGCTGGTGGATGCCTACAAGCTCGAACAGCCGAAGACGAAGCTCGACCTACCTGACGCCACGGGTTTGTCGGACCGCGACAAATCCGCGCTCAGCAACGTCACCGACGCGATCAGCCAGACCGAACGCCGCGCGATGGAGGCGGAGCGCGACACGATCGACCGTTATGTCGCCGCCTGGCTTTCGGGCCGCGTGGGCGAGACCTTCGACACGCGCATCACCGGCGTCCAAGGCTTCGGCTTCTTCGCCACGATCGACAAGCTCGGCGGTGACGGTCTCGTGCCGGTCAGCACGCTGGGCCGCGAATATTTCCGTTATGATGAGGCGGCGCAGAAACTGATCGGCGAAAGCAGCGGCACCGAATACGCCGTTGGCGATCGCCTCAAGCTGAAGCTTGCCGAAGCGAATGCGCTGACCGGCGCGCTCAAGTTCGAAGTCCCCGACAGCGACGGCCAGAGCATCGAGAAGCGCGGAGACCGTCCCCCGCCCAAAAAAGGGCATCGCAAAGGCTTGAGCAAGGGTCCGAGCAAGGGTCCGGGCAAAGGCAGCGGCGCACCTCGTCAGAAACACGCTCAGGGCGAGCGCGGCCGCCCCAAGAACATCCGCCATCAGGGGCGCGGCAAGAAGAAATGA
- a CDS encoding peroxiredoxin-like family protein gives MLKPGQPVPALDLPLTIEARFELEKQKPENFTMLVFYRGKHCPICRKYLTELGGKLDKFTDKGINVFAISMDSPERAAVSHEEWDTHDLPLAHSLSEDKAREYGLYISEKREGSEEPDVFSEPGLFVVKPDGTLHFAVVQNAPFTRPDLDDLLEGMMFTIKKDYPTRGTLT, from the coding sequence ATGCTCAAGCCCGGCCAGCCCGTTCCCGCCCTCGACCTGCCGCTTACGATCGAGGCGCGCTTCGAACTGGAGAAGCAGAAGCCCGAGAATTTCACGATGCTGGTGTTCTATCGCGGGAAACATTGCCCGATCTGCAGGAAATATCTCACCGAACTCGGCGGCAAGCTCGACAAATTCACCGATAAGGGCATCAACGTCTTCGCGATCTCGATGGACAGCCCCGAACGGGCGGCGGTGAGCCATGAGGAATGGGACACGCACGATCTCCCGCTCGCCCATTCGCTGAGCGAGGACAAGGCGCGCGAATACGGTCTTTATATCTCGGAAAAGCGCGAGGGCAGCGAGGAGCCGGACGTCTTCTCCGAACCGGGCCTGTTTGTCGTCAAGCCGGACGGAACCCTGCATTTCGCGGTCGTGCAGAACGCCCCGTTCACCCGCCCCGATCTGGACGATCTGCTCGAAGGGATGATGTTCACGATCAAAAAGGATTATCCGACGCGCGGCACGCTCACCTGA
- a CDS encoding universal stress protein has protein sequence MRIYLVVMDETEEAKIALRFASLRAARTGGALHILALVPRQNFNAFGAVQATIEQEAKDRAEVMASSAAGNIFAESGKMPQIAVRSGNPQEVVRNYLNEREDIAALVLGANREGGPGPLITHFAHDAGSLPCPLYIVPGGLDNEALDRLA, from the coding sequence ATGCGCATTTACCTGGTTGTGATGGACGAAACGGAGGAGGCGAAGATCGCGCTCCGCTTCGCCAGCCTGCGTGCCGCACGGACCGGCGGTGCGCTGCATATCCTGGCGCTGGTGCCTCGCCAGAATTTCAACGCGTTCGGCGCTGTGCAGGCGACGATCGAGCAGGAAGCGAAGGATCGGGCCGAAGTGATGGCCAGTTCCGCCGCCGGAAATATCTTCGCGGAAAGCGGCAAGATGCCGCAGATCGCCGTGCGCAGCGGCAATCCGCAGGAAGTCGTGCGCAATTATCTGAACGAGCGTGAGGATATCGCCGCGCTGGTTCTCGGCGCCAATCGCGAAGGGGGGCCGGGACCGCTTATCACCCATTTCGCCCACGATGCGGGCAGTCTCCCCTGCCCGCTCTACATCGTGCCCGGAGGCCTCGATAACGAGGCGCTCGACCGCCTCGCTTGA
- a CDS encoding pyruvate dehydrogenase complex dihydrolipoamide acetyltransferase, whose product MPTPIKMPALSPTMEEGTLARWLIKPGDKVQAGDIMAEIETDKATMEFEAVDEGTLASIAVEEGSEGVKVGTVIAMLAEEGEDVDEAAKAAPAGDAGDAREEKVEQEAKRTEEPKAEAQSPAPSPAPQPTGDRIVASPLAKRIAEQKGLDLSQVKGSGPNGRIVKADVEKAQPGKASATADKAMTDPKTPAKTPAESDFGAPYEAQKLNNVRKVIARRLTEAKQTIPHIYLTVDVRLDALLKLRSQLNASLEADGVKLSVNDLLIKALARALQRVPACNVSFQGDELHQYTRQDISVAVAAPSGLITPIVVDAGRKGLAQIGTEMKELAGKARDGKLQPHEYQGGTASLSNLGMFGTKQFDAVINPPQAMILAVGAGEQRPYVIDGALGVATVMSATGSFDHRAIDGADGAQLMEAFKNLCENPMGLVV is encoded by the coding sequence ATGCCTACTCCGATCAAGATGCCCGCCCTGTCGCCCACCATGGAGGAGGGCACGCTTGCGCGCTGGCTCATCAAGCCGGGCGACAAGGTCCAGGCAGGGGACATCATGGCCGAGATCGAGACCGATAAGGCGACGATGGAATTCGAAGCCGTGGACGAAGGCACGCTCGCCTCGATCGCGGTCGAGGAAGGTAGCGAGGGCGTGAAGGTCGGCACCGTGATCGCCATGCTCGCCGAAGAGGGCGAGGATGTGGACGAAGCGGCCAAGGCTGCGCCTGCCGGCGATGCCGGGGACGCGCGCGAGGAAAAGGTCGAACAGGAAGCGAAGCGGACCGAAGAACCGAAGGCCGAAGCGCAGTCGCCCGCTCCCTCTCCCGCGCCTCAACCGACCGGCGATCGGATCGTGGCTTCGCCGCTCGCCAAGCGTATCGCGGAACAGAAGGGCCTGGACCTGTCGCAGGTCAAGGGCAGCGGCCCCAACGGACGCATCGTGAAGGCCGATGTGGAGAAGGCCCAACCGGGTAAGGCATCCGCTACCGCCGACAAAGCGATGACCGATCCCAAGACACCTGCGAAGACCCCGGCGGAAAGCGATTTCGGCGCACCGTACGAAGCGCAGAAGCTCAACAATGTCCGCAAGGTCATCGCGCGCCGCCTGACCGAGGCCAAGCAGACCATCCCGCATATCTACCTCACCGTGGACGTGCGCCTCGACGCGCTGCTCAAGCTGCGCAGCCAGCTGAACGCCTCGCTGGAGGCGGATGGGGTCAAGCTGTCGGTCAACGACCTTCTGATCAAGGCGCTCGCCCGTGCCCTCCAGCGCGTGCCCGCCTGTAATGTCAGCTTCCAGGGCGACGAACTGCACCAGTATACGCGTCAGGATATCTCGGTCGCGGTCGCTGCGCCCAGTGGGCTCATCACGCCGATCGTGGTCGATGCGGGCCGCAAGGGCCTCGCGCAGATCGGCACCGAGATGAAGGAACTGGCCGGCAAGGCGCGCGACGGGAAATTGCAGCCGCACGAATATCAGGGCGGCACCGCTAGTCTGTCGAACCTCGGCATGTTCGGCACCAAGCAGTTCGACGCGGTGATCAACCCGCCCCAGGCGATGATCCTCGCCGTCGGCGCGGGCGAGCAGCGGCCTTACGTGATCGACGGCGCGCTGGGCGTCGCCACCGTGATGAGTGCCACCGGCAGCTTCGACCACCGCGCCATCGATGGTGCCGATGGGGCGCAGTTGATGGAAGCCTTCAAGAACCTGTGCGAGAATCCGATGGGGCTGGTGGTCTGA
- a CDS encoding acyl-CoA thioesterase yields the protein MSERTPLIRVTAMPSDTNPYGGVFGGWLMSQMALGAGSLASRVGEGKAVVVSASDFGFPGAMAVGDELSVYGDLAETGNTSLTIAVEAIARTRNGEAETKVAQGIFKFVLLDDEDKPRPVRMAAQAALSAND from the coding sequence ATGTCTGAACGCACTCCCCTAATCCGCGTCACCGCCATGCCGAGCGACACCAACCCCTATGGCGGCGTGTTCGGCGGCTGGCTGATGAGCCAGATGGCCCTGGGCGCGGGGTCGCTGGCGAGCCGCGTGGGCGAGGGCAAGGCGGTGGTCGTCTCGGCCAGCGATTTCGGCTTCCCCGGCGCGATGGCGGTGGGCGACGAATTGTCCGTCTATGGCGACCTCGCCGAAACCGGAAACACCTCGCTGACCATTGCTGTCGAAGCGATCGCGCGCACCCGCAATGGCGAGGCCGAGACCAAGGTCGCGCAAGGCATTTTCAAATTCGTCCTCCTCGACGACGAGGACAAACCACGGCCCGTTCGCATGGCAGCGCAAGCTGCACTTTCGGCTAACGATTAG
- the lpdA gene encoding dihydrolipoyl dehydrogenase: MADTSYDVIVLGSGPGGYVAAIRCAQLGLKTAIVERELLGGICLNWGCIPTKALLRSAEILHYAQHAKDYGLKIAGAIEADLDAVVKRSRGVAKQLNQGVTHLMKKNKIAVHMGEGTLTGPTSLTVKGEKGEEKLTAKHVIVATGARARDLPFAKADGKRVWTYRHAMTPSEMPTKLLVIGSGAIGIEFASFYNDMGVDVTVVEMLDRIVPVEDKDVSAFLEKSLTKQGMTIMTGAGVEDIKVSDKGVKAKIKGKDGKVAETEFSHCITAIGIVPNTENIGLEKLAEMDRGFIQIDPYGRTKSKGLWAIGDCTPGPWLAHKASHEGVTCAEAIAKELGNKDVHPHPLDRGNIPGCTYCHPQIASVGLTEAKAKEAGHEVKAGTFPFIGNGKAIALGEAEGFVKTVFDAKTGELLGAHMVGAEVTEMIQGFVVGKTLETTEAELMNTVFPHPTISESMHESVLASYGRALHI; encoded by the coding sequence ATGGCTGACACTTCCTATGACGTCATCGTTCTCGGCTCCGGTCCCGGCGGCTATGTTGCGGCCATTCGCTGCGCGCAGTTGGGACTGAAAACCGCCATCGTCGAACGCGAATTGCTTGGCGGGATCTGCCTCAATTGGGGCTGCATCCCGACCAAGGCGCTGCTGCGGAGCGCGGAAATCCTGCATTACGCGCAGCACGCCAAGGATTACGGGCTCAAGATCGCGGGCGCAATCGAGGCCGATCTCGACGCGGTGGTGAAGCGCAGCCGCGGCGTCGCGAAGCAGCTCAATCAGGGCGTCACGCACTTGATGAAGAAGAACAAGATCGCTGTGCATATGGGCGAGGGCACGCTGACCGGCCCGACCTCGCTCACCGTCAAGGGCGAAAAGGGCGAGGAGAAGCTCACCGCCAAGCACGTGATCGTCGCCACCGGGGCCCGCGCGCGCGACCTGCCTTTCGCCAAGGCCGACGGCAAGCGTGTGTGGACCTATCGCCACGCCATGACGCCGAGCGAAATGCCGACCAAGCTCCTGGTTATCGGATCGGGCGCGATCGGGATCGAATTCGCCAGCTTCTACAACGATATGGGCGTCGATGTGACCGTTGTCGAAATGCTCGACCGGATCGTGCCGGTGGAGGACAAGGACGTCAGCGCCTTCCTCGAGAAATCGCTCACGAAGCAGGGCATGACGATCATGACCGGCGCCGGGGTCGAGGACATCAAGGTGTCCGACAAGGGCGTGAAAGCGAAGATCAAAGGCAAGGACGGCAAAGTCGCCGAAACCGAGTTTTCGCACTGCATCACCGCCATCGGCATCGTGCCCAACACCGAGAATATCGGTCTCGAAAAACTCGCCGAGATGGATCGCGGCTTCATCCAGATCGATCCTTATGGCCGCACGAAATCGAAGGGCCTGTGGGCCATCGGCGATTGCACGCCCGGCCCGTGGCTGGCTCACAAGGCGAGCCATGAGGGCGTCACCTGCGCCGAAGCGATCGCCAAGGAACTGGGCAACAAGGACGTTCATCCGCATCCGCTCGACCGCGGCAACATCCCCGGCTGTACCTACTGCCACCCGCAGATCGCCAGCGTCGGTCTGACCGAAGCGAAGGCGAAGGAAGCGGGTCACGAGGTCAAGGCAGGCACCTTCCCCTTCATCGGCAATGGCAAGGCCATCGCGCTGGGCGAGGCGGAAGGCTTCGTGAAGACCGTTTTCGACGCCAAGACCGGCGAATTGCTGGGCGCGCATATGGTGGGTGCCGAAGTGACCGAGATGATCCAGGGTTTCGTCGTCGGCAAGACGCTGGAAACGACCGAAGCGGAGCTGATGAACACCGTCTTCCCGCATCCCACGATCAGCGAATCGATGCATGAAAGCGTGCTTGCGAGCTATGGACGGGCGCTGCATATCTGA
- a CDS encoding cation:proton antiporter, whose protein sequence is MTGFLILAFLILVASVVAVPLASRFGLGSVLGYLLAGMAISPLLAALRVDVEALQVFAEFGVVMMLFIVGLELEPKRLWAMRGKLLGLGGGQVLLTTLAIASIALIDDRPWQTALAIGMVLALSSTAIIVQTLTEKNLMRSEGGEASFSVLLVQDVAVIPILALLPFLAMPELLAVAGAHAGDAAHHSGIDLTAAMPVWLAALVRLAAVGAVVALGIYAIRPLFRYIAAANLRELFTAAALVVVIGIALLMSLVGLSPALGAFVAGVVLATSEYRHELESDINPFKGLLLGLFFITVGAGIDFGLASDIWPTVLFWAVVTIAAKMAVLLAVGWLYGLRKQALWLFALSLPQAGEFAFVLISFGIASAVFDTALADLMLLVVALTMLLTPLLFIFYDKVIAHAYCAGDEREADAIEEENPVIIAGRGRMGGIVDRMLQAAGYSTTVIDYDSHQLEIVRKFGFRTYFGDATRPDLLASAGIEKARLLVVALDEREQIDRLVKYAVKNFPDLHVLARAIDRNHVYELWAYGCRDIVRETYDSSLRMGRSAFEALGMDEAQAEAAADAFETMDRSTMRDIANLYRLDIPYHENEALIARVRELRSEWDPILREQMDDILRKRPS, encoded by the coding sequence ATGACCGGTTTCCTCATTCTCGCTTTCCTGATCCTCGTCGCCAGCGTGGTCGCCGTCCCGCTGGCGAGCCGGTTCGGGCTCGGTTCGGTACTGGGATATCTCCTCGCAGGCATGGCGATCAGTCCGCTGCTCGCGGCGCTGCGGGTGGATGTCGAGGCCTTGCAGGTCTTCGCCGAATTCGGCGTGGTGATGATGCTGTTCATCGTCGGGCTGGAACTCGAGCCGAAGCGGTTGTGGGCAATGCGCGGCAAGCTTTTGGGGCTGGGCGGCGGACAGGTGCTGCTGACCACGCTCGCCATCGCCAGCATCGCGCTGATCGATGACCGGCCCTGGCAAACGGCGCTGGCGATCGGGATGGTCCTGGCGCTGTCCTCCACCGCCATTATCGTCCAGACCCTGACTGAAAAAAACCTGATGCGCTCCGAAGGGGGCGAGGCGAGTTTCAGCGTCCTGCTCGTGCAGGATGTCGCGGTGATCCCGATCCTCGCTCTGCTGCCCTTTCTCGCCATGCCGGAGCTGCTGGCGGTGGCGGGCGCACATGCGGGTGATGCGGCACATCATAGCGGGATCGACCTGACCGCGGCCATGCCGGTCTGGCTGGCAGCCCTTGTGCGCCTCGCGGCGGTGGGCGCTGTCGTCGCGCTCGGGATCTATGCGATCCGTCCGCTCTTCCGCTATATCGCCGCCGCCAATCTGCGCGAGCTTTTCACCGCCGCCGCACTGGTGGTGGTGATCGGCATCGCTCTCCTTATGTCGCTGGTGGGTCTCAGCCCGGCGCTGGGCGCCTTCGTCGCGGGCGTCGTCCTCGCTACCAGCGAATACCGGCATGAGCTGGAAAGCGACATCAATCCTTTCAAAGGCCTGTTGCTCGGCCTGTTCTTCATCACCGTCGGGGCAGGCATCGATTTCGGCCTCGCCAGCGATATCTGGCCGACCGTCCTGTTCTGGGCGGTGGTGACGATTGCGGCCAAGATGGCGGTTCTGCTGGCCGTGGGCTGGCTCTACGGGCTTCGCAAGCAGGCGCTCTGGCTATTCGCGCTCAGCCTGCCCCAGGCGGGCGAGTTCGCCTTCGTCCTGATTTCTTTCGGGATCGCAAGTGCGGTCTTCGACACTGCGCTAGCCGATCTGATGCTGCTGGTTGTGGCGCTGACCATGCTGCTCACGCCGCTGCTTTTCATCTTCTACGACAAGGTCATCGCCCATGCCTATTGCGCGGGCGACGAGCGCGAGGCGGACGCGATCGAGGAGGAAAATCCGGTCATCATCGCCGGGCGCGGGCGCATGGGCGGGATCGTCGACCGGATGCTGCAAGCCGCTGGCTATTCCACCACCGTGATCGATTACGATTCGCACCAGCTCGAGATCGTGCGGAAATTCGGTTTCCGCACCTATTTCGGCGATGCCACCCGGCCCGACCTGCTCGCATCGGCGGGAATCGAGAAGGCGCGGCTGCTGGTCGTCGCGCTCGACGAGCGGGAGCAGATCGACAGATTGGTGAAATACGCGGTCAAGAATTTCCCCGACCTCCACGTCCTCGCCCGCGCGATCGATCGCAACCACGTCTACGAATTATGGGCTTACGGATGCCGCGACATCGTGCGCGAGACTTATGACAGTTCGCTGCGCATGGGCCGCTCCGCGTTCGAGGCGCTGGGGATGGACGAGGCCCAGGCCGAAGCGGCCGCTGACGCGTTCGAGACCATGGATCGCAGCACCATGCGCGACATCGCCAATCTCTACCGCCTCGACATTCCCTATCACGAGAACGAGGCGCTGATTGCGCGGGTGCGGGAATTGCGCTCGGAATGGGACCCGATCCTGCGCGAACAGATGGACGATATACTGCGCAAACGCCCCTCCTGA
- a CDS encoding lytic murein transglycosylase produces the protein MKIKHLLASAALSLSSLAIASPAAAQGNLSFDAYLQLVIAKARAQGVSESTIARMTAGLEPSSRVIELDRDQPGSSSGSGYPPLSAYIDRHVDAARINGGRREYRSASGVLRGIEQEYGVPGDILVAIWGHETAYGAVRGGFDLSQALATLAWEGRRRDLFEAEFIDLLKVADKGYSRSELKGSWAGAFGNPQFLPSVYLRLATDGDGDGRANIFTNRSDTLASIANYFRDAGWRTGEPWGVPAYVPSSFNTDSVATELVAPVCPRVHERHSQFKTVEEWRALGIQPQRPLPAGTMVSLFRPDGPGTPAWLLTTNYRVILEYNCSNYYAMSVGLLADEISR, from the coding sequence ATGAAAATCAAGCACCTCCTCGCCAGCGCCGCGCTTTCCCTTTCGTCCCTGGCGATCGCCTCGCCCGCTGCGGCCCAGGGCAATCTGTCGTTCGACGCCTACCTGCAATTGGTCATCGCGAAGGCCCGCGCCCAGGGGGTGAGCGAGAGCACCATCGCGCGGATGACCGCCGGGCTCGAACCGAGTTCGCGGGTGATCGAACTCGACCGCGACCAGCCCGGCTCATCTTCCGGCAGCGGATACCCGCCCCTGTCCGCCTATATCGATCGCCATGTCGATGCCGCGCGGATCAATGGCGGGCGGCGCGAATACCGTTCGGCGAGCGGCGTGTTGCGCGGGATCGAGCAGGAATATGGCGTGCCCGGCGATATCCTCGTCGCCATCTGGGGGCATGAGACGGCCTATGGCGCGGTGCGCGGCGGGTTCGACCTGTCGCAGGCGCTGGCGACGCTCGCCTGGGAAGGCCGCCGCCGCGATCTGTTTGAGGCGGAGTTCATCGATCTGCTCAAGGTCGCTGACAAGGGCTATTCGCGCTCCGAATTGAAGGGCAGCTGGGCGGGGGCGTTCGGCAATCCGCAATTCCTCCCCAGCGTCTATCTGCGCCTCGCCACCGATGGCGATGGCGACGGGCGCGCGAACATCTTCACCAATCGCAGCGATACGCTAGCCTCGATCGCCAATTATTTCCGCGATGCCGGATGGCGGACTGGCGAGCCCTGGGGCGTGCCTGCCTACGTGCCGTCGAGCTTCAATACCGACAGCGTGGCCACCGAACTGGTCGCCCCGGTCTGTCCGCGCGTCCACGAACGGCACAGCCAGTTCAAGACCGTGGAAGAATGGCGCGCTCTGGGCATCCAGCCCCAGCGGCCCTTGCCCGCCGGAACGATGGTGTCCCTCTTCCGCCCGGACGGGCCGGGCACACCGGCATGGCTCTTAACCACAAATTATCGGGTTATCCTCGAATATAACTGTTCGAACTATTACGCGATGAGTGTGGGGCTGCTGGCCGATGAGATTTCCCGTTAG
- a CDS encoding septal ring lytic transglycosylase RlpA family protein: MDSAAQASAPSAARSIPTGPAADYPMVLGEPFTIDGITYTPADTYNYDEVGYATFDDDTADGITVAHRTLPMPSYVEITSLESGRTILARVERRGPMTNTRLLGLSRAAAAQLGVGEGAPVRVRRVNPPEDQRAELRADRSVDPRMETPQGLLDVLKRQLPEVGSVSLAKQTSGARTGAAGDTPRAPIETIDPTTQIEPAPTEARPTPSPVPAPSPASPAATEDVTPPAPAATPAARGDFAVQAGAYSSRASAQKVADAIGGYLEPAGSLFRVRVGPFANRGEAASALAKVRGAGYRDAQIVTTR; the protein is encoded by the coding sequence GTGGATTCGGCTGCACAGGCTTCAGCGCCGAGCGCGGCGCGTTCGATTCCGACCGGTCCGGCTGCCGATTACCCCATGGTTCTGGGTGAACCGTTCACCATCGACGGGATCACCTATACGCCTGCGGATACCTATAATTACGACGAGGTCGGATACGCGACTTTCGACGACGACACGGCGGACGGGATTACGGTCGCCCATCGCACGCTTCCCATGCCGAGCTATGTCGAGATCACCTCGCTCGAAAGCGGGCGCACGATCCTCGCCCGCGTCGAAAGGCGCGGCCCGATGACCAATACCCGCCTGCTCGGCCTCTCGCGCGCGGCAGCGGCACAGCTGGGCGTGGGCGAGGGCGCTCCCGTGCGGGTGCGCCGCGTCAACCCGCCCGAGGATCAGCGCGCCGAATTGCGCGCCGACCGCAGCGTCGATCCGCGCATGGAGACGCCGCAGGGCCTGCTCGACGTGCTCAAGCGCCAATTGCCCGAAGTCGGCAGCGTCTCGCTCGCCAAGCAGACGAGCGGCGCACGAACAGGCGCAGCGGGCGACACCCCGCGTGCGCCTATCGAGACTATCGACCCGACGACGCAGATCGAGCCTGCGCCGACCGAAGCGCGCCCGACACCTTCGCCCGTTCCTGCCCCCAGTCCGGCATCCCCGGCGGCGACCGAGGACGTGACTCCGCCCGCTCCCGCAGCGACACCGGCAGCGCGCGGGGATTTCGCGGTGCAGGCAGGCGCCTATTCCTCGCGCGCTTCGGCCCAGAAGGTGGCCGACGCCATCGGCGGCTATCTCGAACCGGCGGGATCGCTCTTCCGGGTTCGCGTGGGGCCATTCGCCAACCGTGGAGAGGCGGCCAGCGCGCTCGCCAAGGTGCGCGGAGCGGGCTATAGGGACGCGCAGATCGTCACTACCAGATAG